The following proteins come from a genomic window of Montipora foliosa isolate CH-2021 chromosome 2, ASM3666993v2, whole genome shotgun sequence:
- the LOC137990963 gene encoding D(5)-like dopamine receptor: MNNNTGEIKTAANASGTFFDFSPSFQYSVAVCHMLIALIAFAGNFIVCCTIIVNRSLRSNPTNTFIFSLAFSDLLTVSLVVPFDIESIILLGVWRHSEEMCEAWITMYLITVPTSILTLLAVSVDRYKSLSDPLNRFRRCRFMTKKKALIVSVVIWIYSFLFALVPIMGWRTHDKFVFQGVCYFPFTKTYTTLSSVINFILPLLITCGIYIKIYLIARSQQNIFYGDASRISKLRSTEEKKVYSRNIRAAKTISIFVVAFFSCWIPFSFISVVSNLCGSQCVRKIPQEVVVLFLMFGYLNSALNPFLFAFRNSRFKATMSALMQSLKSRPVAKGSRRRSTLTQSTCHSELPDLQESQIRLHFANAKRDSFSRNTQSTL; the protein is encoded by the coding sequence ATGAATAACAATACTGGCGAAATCAAGACCGCTGCCAACGCATCAGGAACCTTTTTTGATTTTAGCCCATCGTTCCAGTACTCTGTGGCGGTCTGTCACATGTTAATTGCGCTCATAGCTTTTGCTGGAAACTTCATAGTTTGTTGCACAATAATCGTGAACAGAAGCCTTCGAAGTAATCCCACAAACACCTTTATTTTCTCCTTAGCGTTCTCGGATCTTCTCACCGTGTCTCTCGTGGTGCCTTTCGACATAGAGTCCATTATTCTCTTAGGGGTTTGGAGACACAGCGAAGAAATGTGCGAGGCCTGGATCACCATGTACCTCATCACTGTGCCCACATCGATTTTGACCCTTTTGGCCGTCAGCGTTGACCGTTACAAGAGCCTCAGTGATCCTCTCAATCGTTTTCGACGATGCAGATTTATGACCAAGAAGAAAGCCTTGATTGTTAGCGTGGTAATTTGGATTTACAGCTTTCTCTTCGCCTTAGTTCCCATCATGGGCTGGCGAACGCATGATAAGTTCGTGTTTCAGGGCGTGTGCTACTTTCCTTTCACAAAGACCTATACCACACTCAGTTCTGTGATCAACTTCATACTTCCTCTTTTGATTACCTGTGGTATTTACATCAAGATTTACTTGATTGCCCGCAGCCAGCAAAATATCTTTTACGGAGACGCCTCACGAATTTCAAAACTTCGCtctactgaagaaaaaaaggtttacTCAAGGAATATCCGAGCAGCTAAGACAATCTCTATATTCGTGGTGGCCTTTTTTTCCTGTTGGATACCATTCAGTTTTATCAGTGTCGTCTCCAATCTTTGTGGCTCACAGTGCGTAAGGAAAATCCCGCAAGAAGTTGTCGTCTTGTTTCTGATGTTCGGCTACCTGAATTCCGCGCTCAATCCATTCCTTTTCGCCTTTCGTAACAGCAGATTTAAGGCCACCATGTCAGCGCTAATGCAATCGCTGAAGTCTCGTCCTGTGGCGAAAGGTTCTCGCAGGCGTTCCACTCTTACACAGAGCACTTGTCACTCAGAACTTCCAGATCTACAAGAGAGCCAGATCCGTCTCCACTTCGCAAACGCAAAACGAGACAGCTTTTCAAGAAACACACAGTCTACTTTGTGA